catcatccagaTCCCATCTCCAAATCTCATCCCCAACATCACTGATTAGAAGAAATCAATGtagtaacttttttttgttttcaacacATGTGATTAGAAGAAATAAATGCAAAATTAATGTGCTGGTGTTGAGATTTTGCACATGCTAATAGTTATATTTTCAGATCAGCAAGTTAAtggttttattgaaaaaatttacGGAAGAGAGCACATAGGACACGAGATAAAAGCACATGAGGCATATTGTCCCAATTGCAAAGTCAAAGAGTAAACCGAGATTTTTGGTAAAGGCCATAGGCAAATCAATAAATAAGTTACTAACCAAACCAATCTTTCAATTCCGTTACCCCTAATCACGAGCCAATATGTTCTTCAATGATTGAATGGCAGATCAACCATTTCTGGTTGATACATGCGTTGATGCTTGGTTGgtagacagagagagaggttagAGATGAAAAGGGACCTTGCAAACAAGACTATCATCATATCTTGTCTGTAGCTGCTAGGGCACACATGACATGTGCACTAATTTTGGGCTAAAAAGGTGACATTGTCCAGAGTTTGTTTTTCCTGTTTGGACACTAATTGGTGTAATTGGTGAGGAGTTTTGCTGTGTACTTGTTCAGCACCAATGCCGCCTCCTCCTTCATGACGCAGGCATCAAGCTCTCAATTATTGATCCATGAACTTCGtgacttttctctttttctttctataatttcttgcaAGTAATTTGTTTAGAGCATGTCCATCTCTAATTGGATTCAGTCCCCTCATCAAATTGTGATGATTCATACAAGAACAGGTCTCATGTTCaagtttctgttttatttttttgacctttttgaaaaaataataataaatttggtGGCCGAGGCATTCAATTTTGTAGACAACCTAGTTCTAATTAGAGCCAATTAGGGAGTTGACAAAAGGGTTCCAAAAAGTTAGTTTTGACTACATGCATGCTTAAGGGGATTTTGTATGAACTTCTAATTAATTCGATGTAATGGCTTTAACATAGATGCCCTGTGTTTAAACTTCGcgtatataaataaataaataaatatatatatatatatatatatactaaaacGATTATCTAAataatttatgaaagaagaagATCGAATTTGAGTGCAAGATGACAGACACACTTCCATGCCTAACAGCCTAATCAAATTGAGTTTGTTATTTCTGAAGTGTCTTTCTCTTATTCAAGAcattgcctttttttttcttttcctttcttcttgttctagGTATTGTTCAAACCCAACAGAGCTGAGGCTTTAGCAGAGGAAAAGAAGGACTGAAAAATAGGAGTCAGGGAGTTTGGTCTTCCATGAATATTATGGCTTGACATGTGAATGTGAGGAGAAACCATCAATACCCATCACGTCCGTTCTGCAGGTTTCAACGCACCCGAAtcatataactaaaatagCTTTCAGTGGTCGATTAGTGGCTAGGTAAAGAAAATAGTGTTGGGAAGAAAGAGTAATAAAGTCTATGTAAATTGATATGAATCTATAACAAAAGTTTATACAAGTTTCTTAAAAATTCGGGTAAAACCTATAGGAGTTATAAAGTCTATGGAAGGTTAGGTAAAGAAAATAGTGTTGGGAAGAAAGAGTAATAAAGTCTATGCAAATTGATCTGAATCTATAACAAAAGTTCATACAAAAGTATGGAAGTCAATAATAAAAGTTTATAAAAGTTTATTAAAAATCCGGGTAAAACCTATAGGAGTTATACAATTCCAGGAAATCtgtcacttaaaaaaaaatctttcaaaatcttatacaatcctaattgaatacacccatTTCTAAAGTCTGTACGGGAAAATAATGACACTCACCAGTCACCACCCTCATCCCTAACTTTGCAACCTCCCCCAACACACCCCTCTGCTTATTCTCCCTCACAACCTGACCACCTCATCCCCACCCGCAACCCACAACCCCAAGCCCCAAGCCCCAAAATTCTAATTTGggcaaaaaattgaagaaatgatATCGCCCAAAACTCAAGAGCGAGGGACACTGAACACATTCTACttctttgatttggttttcaaAAATTGTGTTGGTTGCTGCTTATGTTATTGtagatgagaaaaaaaaaacatagggGAGGTGGGGGAAGGGGAGAGCTGAGAGCTGAGATGATGTTTAGTTTATATGAACGGTTTAACCCCTTAATTTAACCTTAAAATTGATAGACTTTGACGGTAGGACTGTTTTGATACTAAATGAAAAGTTGAATGGccattgaaatgaaaattttagttggtggaccaaaatgatactggagCAATAGTTTGGGGATCATTTCTGTTAATAacccttttcttcttgtaaatTTTAAAGgatcatataattaattattccAGGGTGTATTTTTGGAATATAGTAAGGTGTGGTGGtaaaagtttaattttctaaatttgtGTTTTAGTGAGAAAAATAACTAGACTGGATTTAGTGACCTGTTTTTTGGATGCTACTAGAATTACTCTTTAATTTGGGTCAATTTAGAATACATGTTTCCGTAACGCTGTGAACTCAGTTtaaaaacaaccaaaccatCAACTTGGCACGAGCTGTCGTTGGACCTCCAAAGAGATTTGTTGAAATAATTCTTGGATATTATTATTGGAAtccaaatattattattatttggtgGTATGTAATCCAGTTATAAATTACCGTACAGAAATTtatcaacaaattttattgtgcagaaattaaatttaaaaaaactttttatagaaaatacattaagttttgtatttaaaaaaaaaaaaaaaaagaacaagaagaagaaatgtaaTGTTGGAAATGATGCATTAGAAAATGGAATTTGTTTGAGCGCCACATCACAATTCACTTCCAACAGTGACGCATAAATGGAATCTGACCACTATGATACGACAAAGCTTTATCAAgagcccaaacccaaaaaaaaggactAGCCCAcctaaagaataaaaaaccaaaatgcaaagagTCAGCATGCTGCATGCCTATCTCTCTATGCCAGATGTCCCCTTCAAAAATCCAAGCTGCCAATTGTGCAATCCCAAGTTGAGACAACGAGATAAATGATTAATTATAGAAACAAAATCTCTCCCCAAGTagcaaaaccctaaatcatgACTGAGACTGGCTGCATTAGACTAGAGACAATTCAATGTGAAATGACAAATGATGGTGATTAAACACTAAGCAAgagatttcttttttggtatGTATTCGATGTATAAGTCCCATATCGATAACTTACTCATAAATTCATGTTGTTGTTAGTAATCCACTTAAATACTTTTCCTAATTTTACtatgataaaattaaatgatgtTGGAAATAAAGATCCACAACATTATTGTTATGCTAAATTTAACGTCTGaatataagaaaattaaagtatTCAATTTACAATTAagtaaatttaagttttagccacaaaaaaacattcacTTTTAGAAAAAgccaatttttttcaaaaaagacaaaaacacCTCAACTTTCAAACAAAAGACATGTAAATGTAAAAGATTCCTTAAGaaatctaaaaataaataaaggcatttttgtccattttgacttattttaaaaatatttctccCTCATTTGACCTTTTTCAAAATGTcccttaaaattaattgaccATGGAAATAAAGATCCATAACATTATTAATATGCTAAACTTTAACGCCccaatataatattttctcaaaatattcaatatcTTCACAATGGAAATTAAAatccataatattattattatgctaAAGTTTAACTTCCGGATATAAGATTCTCTCAACAAAGAAGGAGTCAAGGTTTTCAACTCATGACCTGTAGAGCTAGATCTTCGATGTCATGTTGCATATGAatctaaacaaaattaatttattaaagaaattcGCCGAGCAAGCTAAGAAATATTTTCCACCCTGTCAAGGTAAAGACGGGATTTGAGAAGGAACTGGAGAGGTGGATGGGGATTTGTTTTGTTGCGTAATAATAAGAtaagagaaatataaaaatatagaaaataaaagtcGTGGCTGCAGTTCGCCTACCAAtttgttgtaacttgtatACCACCCACTCCATTGGCACTAACCAATCGTATTCACTCACTTCAGCCCCCCagcccatctctctctctctctctctctctctctctctctctctgcccaAAAGGCGTTTTTGTAGCAACTAGCCTAAATTGCATGGGGGAGAATTTCATCCAAAAAATtaggaataaataaataacaaagaaaagtaaaagataAGGGCAAAAATCAAATCCTTCACTcctgaaaaagaaatgaactttttttttttcctgttggGTCTAAATTCCCATCCTCATAAAACTCTAAAGTATGAGAAACAGAGCAAAAGATAAGATTAATTACAACCCCCCTGGCtccaagagagagaaagacacagagagagataTATCAGATGGGTATATTAGTTTGAGATAGAAAATACTTGTGCTGGGTTTTGTTGGTTggtgaaatattttttggggaTGTCAGGTGGTGGATGCAGTGTAGTCTGGTTCAGGAGAGATCTGAGGGTGGAAGATAACCCAGCTTTAGCTGCTGGAGTGAGAGCAGGAAGTGTGGTTTGTGTCTTTATTTGGGCACCTGAGGAAGAAGGCCCATATTACCCGGGAAGGGTGTCAAGATGGTGGCTCAAACACAGCTTGGCTCATCTTGATTCCTCTTTGAGAAGTCTGGGCACATCTCTCATCACCAAGAGGTCCACTGACAGtgtttcttctcttcttgAGGTTGTTATTTCCACTGGTGCCACTCAGCTCTTCTTCAACCACTTATATGGTCAGTTCTTATCTGTTACAccaattttcttaattcttaTATGTTACAATAGTTTTAAAGAtgtcttctttttcaatgATCTGGTTTTTGTGTCTTGAATATAGGGATGATTCTGATTTCTATAGGCGTTTTgattttctctcctcttctgGGTTTGGGGCTAGTTCAATAAATTTATTGGGTTGGCATGTAAATCTGTAGTATTGGTTGAAAAGTaattcaatttgttttcttatcaaattcaaaaaggTTGGTGCTTTGGTGTCTGGCTGAATTGTTTGAGTATTTGATTAATTACCTACCATGTTCCTGTTTGGGTGATTTACTATTCAGTAGCTGTTGACAGTGTTGAGGTTTCTTGATTGGGGCAAAAATGCTATTTGATTGTTTGTAGTATAGTGGTCCTTTCTCACCAACAGTGGGAACAGATTCAGTTATGATTTGTTCATTAAGcctaattgaattttttaaagtataaaaagaagaattttTTAACTATCAACATATTTAGTTACAAGGAACAGAGTTTGTGTGTTCTGTCTAAGGATCCTTCTGTTCTTCATTTAGTTAATTCTTGTATTTCCATTACACTTGAGgaaatcaaagtaaaaaatcattttgCAATTTAATGCTTAATCTTTATATTTCAGATCCTATATCACTGGTTAGGGATCACCGGGCCAAGGAGGTTTTAACTGCTCAAGGCATAGCTGTGCGTTCCTTTAATGCGGATTTGCTCTACGAACCATGGGATGTTAATGATGTCAATGGTCGCCCGTTCACCACCTTCGATGCTTTTTGGGGAAGATGCCTTAGCATGCCATATGACCCAGATGCACCGCTTCTCCCCCCTAAGAGAATTATATCAGGtttatttggattcaaattatTCTTGAACTTCAACTGTATTCAATATCAATACACATCAAGCATCTTATTGTATCTTATGTCCCATCTTGTTTCTCATCCTGTTTATATTTCAACAAATATTTTGGTGCTGGAATTATGTCACTGCCTTGATAGGCCTCATGATATTTATATAGCCTCTAAGGTGGGAGTAATTGTCTTGACTATGCTACTGGTGAACATGCAGGGTTCACTGCTGGCTTAGgttgggttttttattttttcttctgttgttGCTCTATGCGTGTTATAGGTTTCCTGATTCCTCCAGTATGCGTACTTTTTCTACAAGAATTTCAAGTAATACTTTCATGAAACACCTTTCAGTTCATGTATTAGATTAACATTTGAAAGTTCATGAACTTTTCAGGTGACACATCAAGGTGCCCTTCTGATACATTGGTTTTTGAAGATGAATCAGAGAAGGGAAGCAATGCGCTTCTTGCTCGAGCTTGGTCACCTGGGTGGAGCAACGCTGATAAGGCTCTGACCACATTTATAAATGGACCATTACTTGAGTACTCTCAAAACCGCAGGAAGGCTGATGGTGCCACAACATCATTACTTTCTCCCCATTTGCATTTTGGGGAGCTAAGTGTGAGAAAAGCATTTCATCTTGTTTGCATCAAGCAGGTTCTTTGGGCCAATGAAGGCAACAAGGCTGGTGAAGAGAGTGTGAACTTGTTTCTGAAGTCTATTGGTCTTAGGGAATATTCAAGGTACATTAGTTTTAATCATCCTTACAGTCACGAAAGACCTCTTCTTGGGCACCTAAAGTTCTTCCCCTGGATTATAAATCAGAGCTATTTTAAGGCATGGAGGCAAGGTAGAACTGGCTATCCATTGGTGGATGCTGGCATGAGAGAGTTGTGGGCCACAGGCTGGCTGCATGATCGTATACGAGTAGTAGTTTCTAGTTTTTTTGTAAAGGTTCTACAGCTTCCATGGAGGTGGGGAATGAAGTATTTCTGGGATACACTCTTAGATGCTGATCTTGAAAGTGATGCTCTTGGTTGGCAGTATATATCTGGTACTATACCCGATGGTCGTGAATTTGACCGCATAGATAATCCACAGGTGTGAATGTTGAGCTTGATTATCTTGAATTTTAGACCATACACACACAGCTCTAAATTTTACAAGGCAAAAAATTTATCCATGCTTTTTTACTCATATGTTGCAATTCTGGCTTTCGAATCTTAGACATATAGTTTCAGCTCGATATTCTAATGTCCCTCATCAAAGGTCATCAATAATGAATAGAATCTAGTGCACCTTGTTTGTCAGTGCTCATGACTGTTCATAAGAAGCAATTTCTCAAAAGCCTGGGAGACATAGTTCTGCCTTGATTCCACTCTCATATGGTGCCTCACCTGAAAGGCCCCGGCAGTAGTGGCTACTAGGTTTATAAGGGCAGTGTAATTGGTGGTCATCAACAGTACCCCTTAGGAATCTTTGGTCTACAGTATTGATGAATACAGgggtttttgctttttatggACATTGACATGCTGCTCTTTAAAGTATTAAAAATGAAGCTCGTGGAGTTGTTTTCACACATGGACTATCAAATCATACATGAAAACCTGTAAAAATCTTGTGTTGAAAAGCTTTGTTTATATAATGTTTCTTCACTTTTAGCTATATTTGTGTCTGAAGCATCGAGTGCAGACGCAATTTTGAAAGTTGACAATTGATTCATGCTCCTCTTTGTTTGAGGGGATTAATGCAATATTACCAGTCTTAGTTGATCAAGTTTCAGTAATAAAAAATCTCatattgatttgatttctaCAGTTTGAAGGTTACAAATTTGACCCAAATGGAGAATATGTGCGAAAGTGGCTTCCTGAACTTGCCAGACTTCCAACTGAATGGATACACCACCCATGGAATGCACCAGAATCTGTACTCCAAGCAGCTGGAATTGAATTAGGATCGAATTACCCTCTCCCTATTGTAGGAATAGATGCGGCGAAAACCAGGTTGCAAGAAGCATTATTAGAGATGTGGCAGCACGAAGCTGCTTCAAGAGCTGCTGTTGAAAATGGAACTGAAGAAGGGCTTGGAGATTCCTCTGAATCAACCCCAATTGCCTTTCCTCAAGACATACAAATGGAGGAAAATTATGAACCCGTGAGGAACAACCTTCCTGCCACCCGAAGGTATGAAGATCAGATGGTCCCAAGCATGACTACATCTTTGGTGAGAgttgaagaggaagaaagttcattggaaattcaaaatttggtGGAAGAAACCAGAGGAGAAGTGCCTACGAATGAAATGGTGAATCAAGAACCAAGAAGAGACACTTTAAACCAAGGGGTTTTGCAGACTATTCGTAACAACACTCTGCCACAACCAAATGCCGCAATAGGGCTGCAACATGCTATTGAAGATTCCACTGCAGAATCTTCCGGTAGCagtaggagagagagggatggAGGGGTAGTTCCAGTCTGGTCTCCTTCAACTTCTAGCTACTCGGAGCAGTTTGCAAGTGATGACAATAGCATTGGAACAAGTTCTTACTTGCGAAGACATCCACAGTCTCACCAAATAATGAATTGGAGGCGGCTATCTCAAACTGGGTAAGAACTTTTGAACAATTCGCCAAGCAGACTTTTTAAAACCTTCCTCTTGCCTAAGCAGTTAAGAAGCTTAGCTTTGAGGCATATCACAAAATGGAATTGGGTCTGTTGGTGTATTACTTAAATTTCTTGAGGAGTTAAGTTCTAAAACAATGTATCACCAAGCATTAAGTGAATGCCTATTTGTTTGAGAGTTTATGTTTATATTCGTACACTGGCTATCTCATTTTCACTcccaattttcttcttttacagGTAAAACATATAGATGcaaatagggaaaaaaaaaaaaaaaaaagtgtggtGTGGTGAAGTGATGCACGCCATCAAATGGATTTGGGGAAGGTGAACATATCTTCCACATTGACCTTCCAACCCTTTCTCCTGTCCACGAGTGACCTCAAACAGCAGTAGACCTCCTGTGTGTgatattttctaattaatacAGGCAACTTATTAGCtatccttttcttcttttttcttgttctacTATAATGCAGCTCTGTTGTATAGCAATGTTGTACTTATAAAGGAAGAGAGTGAAATAAGATATGTAGTCATTGAATAAACTCAGGTTTTTGCTTTCTCATTCTATTGGTAGCAGATACTTATAACGTATGCTATGTATCCACACTTTGTTGTAGGTTTGGAAATTTACTGATCTGTTATGGAAATTGCACCCACTAAGTATCTGCCCCAATATCTTTACATACTAATGCAATATCAATGCGAAAGAGACGAACTACACGATTGAAGATGTCTGTGAGTATAGGGATAGTTCTTTACTTTTGGGGATATGAGAAATCTTGTTAAAAGTAAGGAATCGTTCTACATCTTATTTGGCATGACCAGAGTGATTTTGTGCATAGCCAAGACTCCTCTTTAAACTTCACACTTGTGCAAGTGTTCTGGCTATCAGATCAGCGTTGCTTGAGTAAACAGGATTGTGTACGACACTGGCGTTCTCATCAGATTTTACAGACGTGGGTGAACGGAGAACACTGTCATCAGATCCTACCGGCGTAGGTACCCTGAGAACACTGTACACCATAGTAGCGGCAATGGCTCCAAGAATAGGGCCTGCAGTGTAGACCCAAATATTCTTATAAATACCAGTGACGGTAGCAGGGCCAAAAATTCTGGCAGGGTTCATAGAAGCTCCAGTGATAGGCCTGCAGATTCCAATGCATAAAAAAATGTCACAAAACTCAGCAGACTAGTGCTATAACAATGAAGGTAAAATGCAAAGCTATTGTAATAAATCAGTTATTAGATTTTTACTGAGGAGTTAATTACCCAGCAACCATAACAGTAAACACAACAGCAGCACCTATAGCAATTCCAAAGATATTTTTGCTCTGTTTTTGACAGTCAAGCATATAGGGTTAGTATTTTCTTGCACCAAAATGAAAGGGAGAAAATGAACTTGTTGGGGTtatcaaaacatatttatGGGTGGGTTGATGAAATTCTATAATGCAAAGCCTACAAAGTAGATGATTTTACCGCTCTGTCATCAGTAGCAACACCACAAATGGTGAACATCAATATAAAAGTGCTTATAAATTCCCAGGTGAGGGCTTGTATGTAAGTTGTTGAATAAGAGAACTGAGTCACGGTTGCTTGAATGTTGTTTTGGTCGTTAAACAACAGCCTCAGGGTCAGGCTTGCTAGGGTTGCTCCCGACAACTGTGACATGATATACATAGGTACCTACACAACAATACCAAGCATATTTTAACCAAGttacaattgaaaatgtttaGAGACACCCTTGAAtaattttgggtttctttaaAAGACTTATCTGTTTACATATCcaataaaaatttagaaaactaaCATGTTATTACCATGTTAAGGCCGTGTTATAGTCAAGATTGAGTCGGAGATGTAAGTTAAGATGAGAACATGAGACATCGATTCACATATCGACTCTATCTTTATCTTTTCCATTTCAGAACAAGTTAGTTTACTAAGTTTTTAAGAGAAGGAAAGGGAAaacattttatattaaatgTTATAAACAAGTTATTTCATCAAGAAACCCTCAAACTTCGGTGTTATTGTCTCACATGTTTGCATGGAAATCTGCGGCCAGCAGCCAAGGCTATGGTAACTGCAGGGTTGAAATGGGCACCAGAGACATGCCCAACTGCATATGCAGTGGCCGTAAAAGCAAGACCCCATACAAGTGCTATGCCCACAATTGTAAGAGATTGTATATTGTTGACAAGAGCAGCCCCCACAGCCACTAAATATAAGAATGTATGTGCCCACAAGCTCTGCCATCATCTATTCACACAAACAAAGACATCCCAGATGGTGAAAATGGGAATTAAAACTCTTGGTTAGTAGATGATCACAACAATTATGGTTGTGAAAGCCAACTATCTTTTGGCCTAGTGACACTCAGTCTCCACTTTCACGGACAATAATTGTTGAATCAAAAGAAAGATTTAACCACAAAAATGGATGTATTATCAGTTACCCTTTGGAAGATTGAAGTAGAAATTTCAGCCTTAACTGTACGTTTCTTCTGAGTACCAGTTGCCCCTGCTTCTTGCACGGCGGTGTGTCCAGTGGACAAGACAAGTTTAGgggaagaaattgaaaatgaattaGACATTGCAAAAAGTCAGAGGGCTTGAGCTTGACCTGATGGCCACCTCTAGCACTCACTTACATATATATGCAGTATTTCttgcattaaaaaaaggagTTTGTCTGCACTGTCACAAGGATATTTTCCATATATGTTATGGAATTTTATACATCATACTTTCTTGCCATGAATTGTTTTGGTTTGTAGTTGTGCATAATTTATTGAAGCCGGACtaaatatcttttttcttgtttgtttttggaaaTTGATTTGAATAGCATACGTTTTTAGTATTTGGGAATCAATTTGGTGGTATCAGAACTAGTAAACTTGATGTGGGGCTTCCATCTGTCGATTACAAAAGTATCTGTCATGTTCAAGAACTAGGTCAAATGCAACAGTGAATGGCTCATATCAGTATCAGCTAGCAGGTTAACAAGAAGagaaacaagagaagaaagttagattttttttaaccttttgGTGAAATGTAATTATGCTCATTGAGTCATATCCTATAATTCCATTGCATGGAACACAGTGTCCATTCAACCTTTGAATTtcatttgtaaaattttaCCAAGAATAATTACAAAGCAAGCGACAAAGTTTGTGGCTTAGTGAAGGAACTAGACAACCTTGCAaagcaaaatttcaaattgaaCAAATTGTGCAGAAGTTCTTAGTTTTGGTTGCAGAATTGAGTCTCATTTAATATTGGCAGCTCCACTGCTACACATCAGCTATGAAACTTTAACATGAAACTTATTAACGAAGATTTAAGCGAAAACTTCTGACTTTAATGATAAAGCACTTATCTTCATATTTACATCAAAAGTTTGATTTTTGCTCGACCCTACTTCATTTAGATCAAGAACAATATATTTGACTAACGATTAATGATGTTAGGACCAATTATCACATGCAGACCTTCCTAGAATTTAATATGTAGCAAACAGATGTCACCACCAGGTTTTTCGGAAATTCAATGCCTTGCTGCCAATTGACACCCTTCATTCTGACAAGCATTCAAcatgaatttaaatatatatatttatttatttatttattttaaaaaaggcATTCATATTGCTGCAAATCTTAAATTAACATCATTCAACTTCCTGGACCAGCATTAATTGGTTAAAGAATATtgcagatttttttttgttttgataggCAAACAACAGTATTGCATTGCAGCTCAGGTTAAtagatttatttcttttgataaAAGGGAAGATTTTATTGGCTGTGTGTTGGACAAATAGAGAGGTGCTGCCATGTAGCTGAAAGATAACCTATATACTTCTTtttgatatattgtaattttacTTTGTACCGGAAAATGATTTGGTCTCGTGGCATTCAGTTTTCACTTTGTTGAAGGAGGTTCGAAGTTCGAAtcttattaataaataaataaaagaatttgaaaagtAGGAAAAGTGGAGAGAAAAGACAATGcctcataaaaatattaaGTGAATCATGGTCTGGGAGAACCTTATTAATGGGCTCTTTTGGTGCCATACTAAGAAGCAAATGATATAGAATCATGAGATGCTCATAGTAGAGGTTATGCCTGTCTTAATAGGGCATAAAGCCTACCAATTCATAATTGATCAGCCATTGGCCAatttttactgtttttttctCTGGAAGAAGCATCAAAAGCCTGCATTTCTCTTAGTAGAAAAGCATCAGATTCAGGACCACTGCAGA
The window above is part of the Prunus dulcis chromosome 1, ALMONDv2, whole genome shotgun sequence genome. Proteins encoded here:
- the LOC117615456 gene encoding cryptochrome-1 isoform X1 — translated: MSGGGCSVVWFRRDLRVEDNPALAAGVRAGSVVCVFIWAPEEEGPYYPGRVSRWWLKHSLAHLDSSLRSLGTSLITKRSTDSVSSLLEVVISTGATQLFFNHLYDPISLVRDHRAKEVLTAQGIAVRSFNADLLYEPWDVNDVNGRPFTTFDAFWGRCLSMPYDPDAPLLPPKRIISGDTSRCPSDTLVFEDESEKGSNALLARAWSPGWSNADKALTTFINGPLLEYSQNRRKADGATTSLLSPHLHFGELSVRKAFHLVCIKQVLWANEGNKAGEESVNLFLKSIGLREYSRYISFNHPYSHERPLLGHLKFFPWIINQSYFKAWRQGRTGYPLVDAGMRELWATGWLHDRIRVVVSSFFVKVLQLPWRWGMKYFWDTLLDADLESDALGWQYISGTIPDGREFDRIDNPQFEGYKFDPNGEYVRKWLPELARLPTEWIHHPWNAPESVLQAAGIELGSNYPLPIVGIDAAKTRLQEALLEMWQHEAASRAAVENGTEEGLGDSSESTPIAFPQDIQMEENYEPVRNNLPATRRYEDQMVPSMTTSLVRVEEEESSLEIQNLVEETRGEVPTNEMVNQEPRRDTLNQGVLQTIRNNTLPQPNAAIGLQHAIEDSTAESSGSSRRERDGGVVPVWSPSTSSYSEQFASDDNSIGTSSYLRRHPQSHQIMNWRRLSQTG
- the LOC117615456 gene encoding cryptochrome-1 isoform X2 → MSGGGCSVVWFRRDLRVEDNPALAAGVRAGSVVCVFIWAPEEEGPYYPGRVSRWWLKHSLAHLDSSLRSLGTSLITKRSTDSVSSLLEVVISTGATQLFFNHLYDPISLVRDHRAKEVLTAQGIAVRSFNADLLYEPWDVNDVNGRPFTTFDAFWGRCLSMPYDPDAPLLPPKRIISGDTSRCPSDTLVFEDESEKGSNALLARAWSPGWSNADKALTTFINGPLLEYSQNRRKADGATTSLLSPHLHFGELSVRKAFHLVCIKQVLWANEGNKAGEESVNLFLKSIGLREYSRYISFNHPYSHERPLLGHLKFFPWIINQSYFKAWRQGRTGYPLVDAGMRELWATGWLHDRIRVVVSSFFVKVLQLPWRWGMKYFWDTLLDADLESDALGWQYISGTIPDGREFDRIDNPQFEGYKFDPNGEYVRKWLPELARLPTEWIHHPWNAPESVLQAAGIELGSNYPLPIVGIDAAKTRLQEALLEMWQHEAASRAAVENGTEEGLGDSSESTPIAFPQDIQMEENYEPVRNNLPATRRYEDQMVPSMTTSLVRVEEEESSLEIQNLVEETRGEVPTNEMVNQEPRRDTLNQGVLQTIRNNTLPQPNAAIGLQHAIEDSTAESSGSSRRERDGGVVPVWSPSTSSYSEQFASDDNSIGTSSYLRRHPQSHQIMNWRRLSQTG